The following are from one region of the Ignavibacteriota bacterium genome:
- a CDS encoding RHS repeat-associated core domain-containing protein, producing MDKSIANLYDYITQFKYDNLGRMQVADHFGMWAGYNNYDIGVGTNNETKFDANGNLLFINEGTNRNYKYFDATNLIKNTDGSANTVYSHDKNGNIIYSTPKSISLTYDSYFNLTSTTIDDEYNSIGSSIYDAANERVLKQFLLYDHTFKTFYFRGLSDYPLIEKNYEFSTLINTILYIYGPTGLVAIKDGSTVNYVLKDHLGSTRMVLNSSNQVDSKYNYSPFGRIMYSSVSTDVAYKFTSQEFDDENGLYNFRARMYDAELGMFYAYDPAMQNFSPFGYAGNNPVIRVDRNGRWFVVPLFLGAIMGEKIAREKGVTGFGLLGYIGASMAINVATAGLGMAFTGFTSTITAGSSAMISAGIGAGISGSLNDLAMSWLSGDKPNEFWRSFGAGFLGGSIKSIGGPFASFVGGGLAAGINSQEAYLQNALIGGLISVGDYYLEKTIRYNRKTGIPVLDENREEIDNAIREAHLEGNEAGSIFEGDQLKGKWKQSETITEGRKIRKEILLPPGTTQTIHSHTIPGGPSEVDLTQGLIDSPVIDCWNIYLINGGGYTNVGLSINYFMLNYSQINFWGRYFYRFK from the coding sequence ATGGATAAGAGTATTGCTAATCTGTACGACTATATCACTCAATTTAAGTATGATAATTTAGGAAGAATGCAGGTAGCAGACCATTTTGGTATGTGGGCTGGATATAATAACTATGATATCGGTGTCGGAACTAACAATGAAACAAAATTTGATGCAAACGGCAACCTGTTATTTATAAATGAAGGAACTAACCGTAACTATAAATATTTTGATGCCACAAATCTTATTAAAAATACGGATGGATCAGCAAACACAGTATATAGTCATGATAAAAATGGAAATATTATATACTCTACACCTAAAAGTATATCGTTAACCTATGATTCGTATTTTAATTTAACATCTACCACGATTGATGATGAATATAATAGTATTGGATCGTCCATTTATGATGCTGCGAATGAACGGGTCTTAAAACAATTCCTTTTGTACGATCATACTTTTAAAACTTTTTACTTTAGAGGTTTAAGTGATTATCCTTTGATTGAGAAAAATTACGAGTTTTCGACTCTAATTAATACAATCCTTTATATATATGGTCCCACAGGTTTGGTTGCAATCAAAGATGGCAGTACTGTTAATTATGTGCTTAAAGATCATCTTGGTTCTACAAGGATGGTGCTAAACAGCAGTAATCAAGTTGACTCAAAATATAACTACTCTCCGTTTGGGAGAATAATGTACTCCTCTGTAAGTACAGATGTAGCATATAAGTTTACAAGCCAGGAGTTTGATGACGAGAACGGTTTGTACAACTTTAGAGCAAGAATGTACGATGCTGAGCTTGGTATGTTCTATGCCTACGATCCTGCTATGCAGAACTTCTCTCCTTTTGGTTATGCGGGAAATAATCCTGTTATTAGAGTAGATAGAAATGGTAGGTGGTTTGTTGTACCTCTCTTTCTGGGAGCTATTATGGGTGAAAAAATTGCTAGAGAAAAAGGCGTAACTGGTTTTGGATTATTAGGATATATAGGGGCTTCTATGGCAATAAATGTAGCAACAGCTGGTTTAGGAATGGCCTTCACAGGCTTTACATCGACTATTACTGCAGGTTCTTCTGCAATGATATCTGCTGGGATTGGTGCAGGTATTAGCGGTAGTTTAAATGATTTGGCTATGTCTTGGCTATCGGGTGATAAGCCCAATGAGTTTTGGCGAAGTTTCGGAGCTGGATTCTTAGGTGGTTCAATAAAGTCTATAGGGGGACCTTTTGCTTCGTTTGTAGGCGGAGGATTAGCAGCCGGAATTAATTCACAGGAAGCTTATTTACAAAATGCTTTAATTGGAGGTCTAATAAGTGTTGGCGATTATTATCTTGAAAAAACAATTAGATATAATAGAAAAACTGGTATTCCTGTGCTAGATGAAAATAGGGAAGAAATAGATAATGCAATAAGGGAAGCTCATCTCGAAGGGAATGAAGCGGGGTCAATCTTCGAAGGTGATCAACTCAAGGGAAAATGGAAACAAAGTGAAACAATTACTGAAGGGAGAAAAATTAGAAAAGAAATACTTCTTCCACCAGGCACAACTCAGACTATTCACTCTCATACGATCCCAGGTGGTCCGAGTGAAGTCGATTTGACACAAGGATTGATTGATTCACCGGTAATTGACTGCTGGAACATTTATTTAATTAATGGAGGGGGCTACACAAATGTCGGTTTGTCTATAAACTATTTTATGTTAAATTATAGTCAGATAAATTTTTGGGGGAGATACTTTTATAGGTTTAAGTGA
- the secA gene encoding preprotein translocase subunit SecA: MLNVIKKIFGDKHEKSLKLLWPVVEEINQEYEKLKQLSDDELRAKTQEFKNKINEFTAETRKQIDELKSKLQSDEDFDRGTAYDELDGLNDKLDEEYEEILSQILPEAFAVVKSTCERLVGKSWTVVGNKITWDMIPYDVQLIGGVVLHQGKIAEMATGEGKTLVATLPVYLNALTGRGVHLVTVNDYLAQRDSEWMGEIYKFHGLTVGCILNTMEPRQRKEIYNRDITFGTNNEFGFDYLRDNMAIDKEGQVQRGHNYVIVDEVDSVLVDEARTPLIISGPVDVDDHKFMEMKPRIERIFKKQKNIVASMLAEAEKILEEQGATPEAGVHIFRAFRGLPKNNKLMKILSEASNKKLMQETELEYLREKAKNMYIIDDELYFVIDEKNNSIELTEKGREELAQGSGMEKDFFILPDLGTEISKFENDPDLSEQEKIQKKDVLYSKYSEASERIHTLHQLLKAYTLFDKDVEYVVTEDGKIAIVDEFTGRVLPGRRYSDGLHQAIEAKENVKVQRDSQTLATITLQNYFRMYKKLAGMTGTAETEENEFFQIYNLEVVVIPTNKDCVRDDTDDSIYKTKREKYNAVIEKIEELKKEGRPVLVGTTSVEVSETISRMLKRKGVQHNVLNAKQHQREAEIVAHAGEISAVTIATNMAGRGTDIKLGAGVKDRGGLYILGTERHESRRIDRQLRGRSGRQGDPGTSKFYLSLEDDLMRLFGSDRISSIMERMGLKEGEVIQHPLISRSVERAQKKVEENNFSIRKRLLEYDNTMNSQREVIYTKRNRALQGDRLKSEVFDLLDEYISALVDTYFDNAEADLLREELMMKLLVDIKIEPDEFDKLGKDGLKEKILNAAKDFYNKKEQMLGSELMARLERYAMLSVIDTKWKEHLREMDDLKEGIGLRAYGQKDPLVEYKGESFKLFVSLLEQIRNDVVSFTFKFFPHAPGEVQQQRRQPVTRMTESKAVTTNIGLQQKPGSPQVAGKMQPIQVAEKVGRNDPCPCGSGKKYKNCHGK; this comes from the coding sequence ATGTTAAATGTAATTAAGAAAATATTTGGCGATAAGCATGAGAAAAGTCTTAAGCTTTTATGGCCGGTAGTTGAAGAAATAAATCAGGAATATGAAAAGCTGAAACAGCTTTCCGATGATGAATTACGTGCAAAAACACAGGAATTCAAAAATAAAATAAATGAATTCACCGCTGAAACAAGAAAACAAATTGATGAGTTAAAATCAAAACTTCAAAGCGATGAAGATTTTGACAGAGGTACGGCTTACGATGAACTTGATGGATTAAATGATAAACTTGATGAAGAATATGAAGAAATATTAAGTCAAATTCTTCCTGAAGCATTTGCAGTTGTGAAATCAACCTGTGAAAGATTGGTTGGAAAAAGCTGGACAGTTGTCGGAAATAAAATTACCTGGGATATGATTCCGTACGATGTTCAGCTTATCGGTGGAGTAGTTCTTCATCAAGGTAAAATTGCAGAAATGGCAACCGGAGAAGGTAAAACTCTCGTTGCAACACTTCCTGTTTATTTGAACGCACTCACCGGTAGAGGAGTTCATCTTGTAACTGTGAACGATTATCTTGCTCAACGTGACAGCGAATGGATGGGAGAGATTTATAAATTCCACGGACTTACTGTCGGCTGCATTCTCAACACGATGGAACCTCGCCAAAGAAAAGAAATTTATAATCGTGATATCACATTCGGAACAAACAATGAATTTGGTTTCGATTATCTGCGTGATAATATGGCAATTGATAAAGAAGGACAAGTTCAACGTGGACATAATTATGTAATTGTGGATGAAGTTGACTCCGTTCTCGTTGATGAAGCAAGAACACCACTTATTATTTCCGGTCCGGTTGATGTTGATGATCATAAATTTATGGAAATGAAACCCAGGATTGAAAGGATTTTTAAAAAGCAGAAGAATATTGTTGCAAGCATGTTGGCTGAAGCAGAAAAAATTCTTGAGGAACAAGGTGCAACGCCTGAAGCTGGCGTTCATATTTTCAGAGCATTCAGAGGTTTACCGAAAAATAATAAGCTGATGAAAATTCTAAGTGAAGCTTCTAACAAAAAACTTATGCAGGAAACCGAACTTGAGTATCTCCGCGAAAAAGCAAAGAATATGTACATAATTGATGACGAACTTTATTTTGTAATTGATGAAAAAAACAATAGTATTGAATTAACAGAAAAAGGTCGTGAAGAACTTGCTCAGGGGAGCGGAATGGAAAAAGATTTCTTTATTCTTCCCGATCTTGGAACAGAGATAAGCAAATTTGAAAATGATCCGGATCTTTCCGAACAGGAAAAAATTCAAAAAAAAGATGTGCTTTATTCAAAATACTCTGAAGCAAGTGAAAGAATACATACGCTTCATCAGTTGTTAAAAGCGTACACATTGTTTGATAAAGATGTTGAGTATGTTGTAACAGAAGACGGAAAAATTGCCATCGTTGATGAGTTTACAGGTCGTGTTCTGCCGGGAAGAAGATACAGCGATGGACTTCATCAGGCAATTGAGGCAAAAGAAAATGTAAAAGTACAAAGAGATTCACAAACACTGGCGACAATCACACTCCAAAATTATTTCAGGATGTATAAAAAACTTGCTGGTATGACCGGAACTGCTGAAACTGAAGAGAATGAGTTTTTCCAGATATATAATCTTGAAGTAGTTGTGATACCTACAAATAAAGATTGTGTAAGAGATGATACGGATGATTCAATTTATAAAACTAAAAGAGAAAAATATAATGCAGTAATAGAAAAAATTGAAGAATTGAAAAAAGAGGGAAGACCTGTACTAGTAGGTACAACTTCAGTTGAAGTGTCTGAAACAATCAGCAGAATGTTGAAAAGAAAAGGAGTTCAGCATAATGTTTTGAATGCAAAACAGCATCAGAGGGAAGCAGAAATTGTTGCACATGCAGGTGAAATAAGTGCTGTTACTATCGCAACGAATATGGCAGGAAGAGGAACCGATATAAAACTTGGTGCCGGAGTAAAAGACAGAGGCGGGCTTTATATTCTTGGAACTGAAAGACACGAATCGAGACGTATTGATCGTCAGTTACGTGGTCGTTCAGGAAGACAGGGAGATCCCGGAACATCTAAATTTTATCTTTCACTTGAAGATGATCTGATGAGATTATTTGGTTCTGATCGTATTTCATCTATCATGGAAAGAATGGGATTGAAAGAAGGTGAAGTTATTCAACATCCGTTAATAAGCCGATCAGTTGAAAGAGCGCAGAAGAAAGTTGAGGAAAATAATTTCTCAATCAGAAAACGTCTGCTCGAATACGATAATACAATGAACTCTCAAAGAGAGGTTATCTATACAAAACGAAATCGTGCACTTCAGGGAGACAGGCTGAAAAGTGAAGTTTTCGATTTACTTGATGAATACATATCAGCATTAGTTGACACTTATTTTGATAATGCAGAAGCAGATCTGCTGCGGGAGGAACTAATGATGAAACTTCTTGTTGATATCAAGATTGAACCAGACGAATTTGATAAACTCGGTAAAGATGGATTGAAAGAAAAGATTCTTAATGCTGCAAAAGATTTTTATAATAAAAAAGAACAGATGCTTGGTTCAGAATTAATGGCGCGATTAGAACGTTATGCAATGCTGAGTGTGATAGATACAAAATGGAAAGAGCATCTCAGGGAAATGGATGACCTGAAAGAAGGAATTGGACTTCGGGCGTATGGTCAAAAAGATCCGCTTGTTGAATACAAAGGTGAATCATTTAAATTATTTGTTTCACTGCTTGAACAAATAAGAAATGACGTTGTGTCATTTACATTCAAATTTTTCCCGCACGCGCCGGGAGAAGTTCAGCAGCAGAGACGACAACCTGTAACAAGAATGACTGAGAGTAAAGCTGTGACTACAAATATTGGATTGCAGCAAAAACCTGGCTCACCGCAGGTTGCCGGGAAGATGCAGCCCATTCAGGTTGCAGAAAAAGTTGGAAGGAATGATCCCTGTCCTTGTGGCAGCGGAAAAAAATATAAAAACTGTCACGGAAAATAG
- a CDS encoding P-II family nitrogen regulator, which produces MKKIEAIIRPFKLEEVKESLVEIGIRGLTISEVRGYGRQKGHTETYRGSEYRIEFVPKIKIEVVVEDSKAEKIIDAIMKIAKTGQVGDGKIFIYNVEDVVRIRTGESGKDAL; this is translated from the coding sequence GTGAAAAAAATAGAAGCGATAATACGACCATTCAAACTTGAAGAAGTTAAGGAATCTCTTGTTGAAATTGGAATTCGAGGTTTGACAATTTCTGAAGTAAGAGGTTACGGCAGACAAAAAGGTCATACTGAAACTTACCGCGGAAGCGAATACCGGATTGAATTTGTACCCAAAATAAAAATCGAAGTTGTGGTAGAGGATTCCAAAGCAGAAAAAATTATCGATGCAATTATGAAAATTGCAAAAACGGGTCAGGTTGGAGACGGTAAGATATTTATTTATAATGTTGAGGATGTAGTCAGGATTAGAACAGGGGAATCAGGCAAAGACGCCCTTTAA
- a CDS encoding tetratricopeptide repeat protein: MITDLFKDRIYFLFSILIILTGCGVWDNFITYFNLYYNADELYTKIEKQITDQKKDLFSVEPSTIPPAANADVQKLIEKCSAILQFHSNSSYVDEALLMLGKAFYYQKNYMKSQQKFKELIASDPEGEYALESKLWIGKCDMRLRNYSDALATLTEVRDIGIEEDEEEIVEQAYIEEIVYRKTINDIPAAIQVANEFLGISDNETINAELWHEVGNLNMQIGDIQNAVIAYEQVFEHSPAYDLEVSAKLKLGNALRQIGEPERAYDIFTNMRSEDKYADKYSDIDLEIGITENALGNYEAAITKLTVVDTTYKNTSVAGAAKYEIGSVYEHGLKLLDSAAVYYQKASTSQLPKEYIQPAKEKQRLFNRYVIIKRELTKYGKQLFYLQYPEQFAMDSIKYVQDSLAIAEEIKNVQELQESWSGLETLLLGDTDTTGFYFDSLKVADTLVVHLKDSLEFINRDTIMTKVRYPKPEDSLLVAQFDSMFTNRTFDPNAKVLLEQKMREREALANQLISALPDTLKFKNNPPRKPKISEDSLKTLVAKNQLDLGNLFLSEFDLPDSAYKYYYSNLTEYPDNSYYANSLFAMGSYYLTEDNQKSADSLFNIIYDNYKNESIVNAAAVKLNKPLIDLKYDPAVNEYKLAEEFLLAGDYYSAINKLKEIPELYPNSDIAPKAIYASGWIEENELKDYPAAVTAYDTLILKYPASEYVRVVAPKVTAYKQEKKKQETALLDSLNALVVADSNGVNNMVNVDSLAVTPLDTIQVALEEEQQLPEQKQTVSEKKKLPVNKEPVWNPRRRR, from the coding sequence ATGATCACCGATCTCTTTAAAGATAGAATTTATTTTTTATTTTCAATTTTGATTATTCTAACCGGTTGCGGTGTCTGGGATAACTTCATCACTTACTTCAATCTTTACTATAATGCAGATGAGCTCTACACAAAAATTGAAAAACAGATAACAGATCAGAAAAAAGACCTGTTTTCTGTTGAACCATCCACAATTCCTCCGGCTGCAAATGCAGACGTTCAGAAATTAATAGAAAAATGTTCAGCCATTCTTCAGTTCCATTCAAATTCTTCTTATGTAGATGAAGCACTGTTGATGCTGGGAAAAGCTTTTTACTATCAGAAGAACTATATGAAATCCCAGCAGAAATTTAAAGAACTAATCGCAAGTGATCCGGAAGGTGAGTATGCACTCGAATCAAAACTTTGGATCGGCAAGTGTGATATGAGATTAAGAAATTATTCCGATGCTTTGGCAACTCTTACAGAAGTAAGAGACATAGGAATAGAAGAAGATGAAGAAGAAATTGTTGAGCAGGCTTATATTGAGGAGATTGTTTACAGAAAAACTATAAATGATATTCCTGCTGCAATACAGGTTGCAAATGAATTCCTCGGAATATCAGATAATGAAACAATCAATGCTGAGCTTTGGCACGAAGTAGGTAACCTGAATATGCAGATTGGTGATATCCAGAATGCTGTAATAGCATACGAACAGGTATTTGAACATTCACCAGCGTATGACCTTGAAGTTTCTGCAAAACTCAAACTTGGTAATGCACTCAGGCAAATCGGCGAACCCGAAAGAGCTTATGATATTTTCACTAACATGCGTTCAGAAGATAAGTATGCTGATAAATATTCAGATATAGATCTTGAAATTGGTATTACAGAAAATGCTCTTGGTAATTATGAGGCAGCAATTACTAAACTAACTGTGGTTGATACCACTTATAAAAATACTTCCGTTGCTGGTGCTGCCAAATATGAAATTGGCAGCGTTTATGAACACGGATTAAAATTGCTGGATAGTGCAGCGGTTTATTATCAAAAAGCCTCAACTTCTCAGCTACCAAAAGAATATATTCAACCTGCAAAAGAGAAGCAGCGTTTATTCAACCGGTATGTAATTATAAAGCGGGAATTGACTAAATACGGAAAACAGTTGTTCTATTTGCAATATCCTGAGCAATTCGCAATGGATTCAATAAAGTACGTACAGGATTCATTAGCTATCGCAGAAGAAATTAAAAATGTTCAGGAACTGCAGGAAAGCTGGTCGGGACTTGAGACATTACTTCTTGGTGATACCGATACAACGGGATTTTATTTTGATTCTTTAAAAGTAGCTGATACTCTGGTTGTTCATCTCAAAGACTCGCTGGAGTTTATAAACAGAGATACGATAATGACAAAAGTACGATATCCCAAACCGGAAGATTCATTACTCGTAGCACAATTTGATAGTATGTTTACTAACCGGACTTTCGATCCGAATGCGAAAGTTCTCCTCGAACAAAAAATGCGCGAACGCGAAGCGCTTGCTAACCAACTGATTTCAGCTTTGCCTGACACACTTAAGTTTAAAAATAATCCTCCGAGAAAACCGAAAATAAGTGAGGATTCTCTAAAAACACTTGTTGCAAAAAATCAACTTGATCTTGGCAATCTATTTTTATCTGAATTTGATCTGCCTGATTCTGCTTATAAATATTATTACAGCAACCTCACCGAGTATCCTGACAATTCATATTATGCAAATTCATTGTTTGCAATGGGCAGCTACTATCTTACAGAAGATAATCAGAAAAGTGCTGATAGTCTTTTCAACATTATTTACGATAATTATAAAAATGAAAGTATAGTTAACGCAGCAGCAGTAAAGCTGAATAAACCACTTATAGATTTGAAATATGATCCGGCGGTTAATGAATACAAACTTGCAGAAGAATTTTTACTTGCAGGAGATTATTATTCAGCAATTAACAAACTGAAAGAAATACCTGAGTTGTATCCAAATTCTGATATTGCGCCAAAAGCTATTTATGCTTCCGGCTGGATAGAGGAGAATGAGCTTAAAGATTATCCGGCAGCAGTTACAGCTTACGATACACTCATCTTAAAATATCCTGCGTCTGAATATGTTCGCGTGGTTGCACCAAAAGTTACAGCATATAAACAGGAAAAAAAGAAACAGGAAACTGCATTACTTGATTCTTTGAATGCATTAGTGGTAGCAGATTCAAATGGAGTTAACAATATGGTTAATGTTGACTCTTTAGCTGTTACTCCACTTGATACGATTCAGGTCGCTTTGGAAGAGGAACAGCAGCTTCCCGAACAAAAACAAACAGTAAGCGAGAAGAAAAAGCTCCCTGTAAATAAAGAGCCTGTCTGGAATCCACGCAGGCGAAGATAG
- a CDS encoding ATP-binding protein: MNRRHLLELIEEGENLQVEFKRHFTTPEKIARGMIAFANTKGGYMIFGVDDDREVVGVDSEKAESEMIKNAAENFCEPPLKYSIDYIEVYGREVVVVSIPESDNKPHRLQDYENELDINKAIVLVRVNDKSVTASKETVRILRANSSNLALKKYQIGDVEKRVFEYLSLYEKISVKELSNLVNISERRASRTLVKMVRANLLLIHTKDNGEEFFTAAV, encoded by the coding sequence ATGAACCGACGTCATCTTTTAGAGTTGATCGAAGAAGGGGAAAATCTTCAGGTTGAATTCAAAAGACATTTTACCACACCAGAGAAAATTGCAAGAGGGATGATCGCTTTTGCTAATACAAAAGGGGGTTATATGATTTTTGGTGTAGATGATGACAGAGAAGTCGTTGGTGTTGATAGCGAAAAAGCAGAATCTGAAATGATTAAAAATGCTGCTGAGAATTTCTGTGAACCTCCTTTAAAGTATTCGATAGATTATATTGAAGTTTATGGAAGGGAAGTTGTTGTAGTCAGCATTCCTGAGTCAGATAATAAACCTCATCGTCTTCAGGATTACGAAAATGAATTGGATATTAATAAAGCAATTGTGCTTGTAAGGGTGAATGATAAAAGTGTTACAGCAAGTAAAGAGACGGTTAGGATACTGAGAGCAAATTCTTCAAATCTTGCATTAAAAAAATATCAGATCGGTGATGTTGAAAAAAGAGTTTTTGAGTATTTATCTCTTTATGAAAAAATTTCTGTTAAGGAATTAAGTAATCTTGTAAACATTTCCGAAAGAAGAGCGTCGAGAACTCTTGTAAAAATGGTTCGTGCAAACCTGTTGTTAATTCATACTAAAGATAACGGGGAAGAGTTTTTTACTGCGGCAGTGTAG
- a CDS encoding RNA methyltransferase — MRKLTHDEIAKNRSTLDSLHKVKKLPVYVVLNSIRSSYNVGSIFRTSDGAMIEKLFLCGYTPYPPHPELPNGKKDVLKTSLGSTESVKWEYVKDPKEVVRRMKENGIKVCALELTSKSFPYYELKKDIFPLCLVVGNEITGVSQEILDMCDFSIEIPQFGIKQSLNVAVAYGVSVFRLREIFDL; from the coding sequence ATGAGAAAACTTACTCACGATGAAATAGCAAAGAACAGAAGTACTTTAGATTCATTACACAAAGTGAAAAAACTTCCTGTTTATGTTGTGTTGAACAGTATCAGAAGTTCATATAATGTTGGTTCGATATTCAGGACTTCCGATGGAGCAATGATCGAAAAACTTTTCCTTTGCGGCTACACACCGTATCCTCCACATCCTGAACTTCCAAATGGCAAAAAAGATGTTTTGAAAACTTCTCTCGGTTCAACAGAAAGTGTTAAATGGGAATATGTTAAAGATCCTAAAGAAGTTGTGAGACGAATGAAAGAGAATGGAATAAAAGTTTGTGCGCTCGAACTAACGAGCAAAAGTTTTCCTTATTATGAACTGAAGAAAGATATTTTCCCTTTGTGTCTTGTTGTTGGAAATGAAATTACAGGAGTATCGCAGGAAATTTTAGATATGTGTGATTTTTCGATTGAGATTCCGCAATTCGGAATTAAGCAATCATTAAATGTTGCAGTAGCTTATGGGGTATCGGTTTTTAGATTAAGAGAAATATTTGATTTGTAA
- the rlmN gene encoding 23S rRNA (adenine(2503)-C(2))-methyltransferase RlmN: MIKAIETLKGLTLSELREYFITQSQPAFRAKQVFKWMYGDMVDSFDEMSNLPKSLRNNLSEKLTIDTLRYSISEISPSTGTKKYIFETHTGDKIESVVIPEKKRTTLCISTQVGCPLDCKFCATGLMGYKKNLTSGEIFDQYKLASKDYKESEITNIVYMGMGEPLLNFKETLKSLEIFAEELTTGISLKKITVSTAGIAPKIQELQETGLKVKLAFSLHSCFEEIRNKIMPINKKYSLKENIEVLKSYAAKTNTRITFEYVMLDGINDRDEDIKALARLMSTIPSKLNIIPFNSLEHMDPTGFSGKLRSTSMERIQEFADKLREKNITIMLRNTQGDDIAAACGQLAYPPTPFLRKGAL, encoded by the coding sequence ATGATTAAAGCAATAGAGACACTTAAAGGATTAACTCTCTCAGAATTAAGGGAATATTTTATCACACAAAGCCAACCTGCTTTCAGAGCCAAACAGGTATTTAAATGGATGTACGGTGATATGGTTGACAGTTTTGATGAGATGAGCAATCTTCCAAAATCATTGAGAAATAATCTTTCTGAAAAATTGACAATCGATACTCTCCGATACTCTATCAGCGAAATTTCTCCATCAACCGGAACAAAGAAATATATTTTTGAAACCCATACCGGAGATAAAATCGAGTCAGTTGTAATTCCAGAGAAAAAACGAACGACACTGTGTATTTCAACTCAAGTTGGCTGTCCTCTTGATTGTAAATTCTGTGCAACCGGATTGATGGGATACAAAAAAAATTTAACATCAGGAGAAATATTTGATCAGTACAAGCTTGCAAGTAAAGATTATAAAGAAAGTGAAATAACGAATATCGTTTATATGGGAATGGGCGAACCACTTCTGAACTTCAAAGAAACTTTAAAGTCTCTGGAAATATTTGCAGAAGAATTAACGACAGGAATAAGTTTGAAGAAAATAACTGTTTCAACCGCAGGTATTGCTCCAAAAATTCAAGAGCTGCAAGAAACAGGATTGAAAGTTAAGCTCGCATTTTCGCTTCATTCTTGTTTTGAAGAGATAAGAAATAAAATAATGCCGATCAACAAAAAGTATTCTCTCAAAGAAAACATCGAAGTGTTAAAAAGTTATGCTGCGAAAACTAATACTCGAATCACTTTTGAGTATGTTATGCTTGACGGAATAAATGATCGGGATGAAGATATAAAAGCTCTTGCAAGATTGATGAGTACAATCCCAAGTAAATTAAATATTATTCCGTTCAACTCACTTGAACATATGGATCCAACAGGTTTTTCAGGAAAACTTCGTTCAACTTCAATGGAGAGAATTCAGGAGTTTGCTGATAAACTAAGAGAAAAAAATATTACTATTATGCTGCGAAATACACAAGGTGATGATATTGCTGCGGCTTGTGGACAACTTGCCTATCCCCCTACCCCTTTCCTAAGGAAAGGGGCTTTATGA
- a CDS encoding acyl-CoA dehydrogenase, whose amino-acid sequence MNFDFTEEQLMIQESARDFAQNEIAQSSVQRDINAEFPADIIKKMGELGFMGMMVSPDYGGAGLDTISYVLAMIEISKVDASVGVIMSVNNSLVCWGLEEYGSEYLKQKYLVPLAKGEKLGAFALSEPEAGSDATQQHTMADRDGDYFILNGMKNWITNGTTADYYLVMATTDKSKGHKGISTFIVEKGTPGFGQGKKEDKLGIRSSDTCSLTFENCRVPKENIVWEEGKGFNFAMNTLNGGRIGIASQALGIAEASLEASIKYSKERKAFGKEIANLQAIQFKLADMALKVDAAKLLTLKAAALKDVHKKYFAEAAMAKLYASKVAVECALEAIQVHGGYGYVREYLVERYLRDAKITEIYEGTSEIQKIVIARSLLDAK is encoded by the coding sequence ATGAATTTTGATTTTACTGAAGAACAATTGATGATCCAGGAATCTGCTCGTGATTTCGCTCAAAACGAAATTGCTCAATCTTCTGTTCAAAGAGATATCAATGCAGAATTTCCAGCAGATATAATTAAAAAAATGGGAGAACTTGGATTTATGGGAATGATGGTTTCACCGGATTATGGCGGAGCCGGATTGGATACGATTAGCTATGTACTTGCAATGATAGAAATTTCGAAAGTAGATGCAAGTGTTGGAGTAATAATGTCAGTCAACAATTCACTCGTCTGCTGGGGTTTAGAAGAATACGGTTCAGAGTATCTGAAGCAAAAATATTTAGTTCCGCTGGCAAAAGGTGAAAAGCTTGGTGCATTTGCTCTTTCAGAACCCGAAGCAGGCAGTGATGCAACCCAGCAGCATACAATGGCTGATAGAGATGGTGATTATTTTATTTTGAATGGAATGAAAAATTGGATTACAAACGGAACGACTGCTGATTATTATTTAGTGATGGCAACAACTGATAAATCTAAAGGACACAAAGGTATTTCGACATTCATTGTTGAAAAAGGAACACCTGGATTCGGTCAGGGAAAAAAAGAAGATAAACTTGGAATAAGAAGTTCGGATACTTGTTCGTTGACTTTTGAGAATTGCAGAGTTCCAAAAGAAAATATTGTTTGGGAAGAAGGTAAAGGATTTAACTTTGCAATGAATACATTGAATGGTGGAAGGATCGGGATCGCATCCCAGGCATTAGGAATTGCAGAAGCTTCACTTGAAGCATCAATTAAATATTCAAAAGAAAGAAAAGCTTTCGGAAAAGAAATTGCAAATCTTCAGGCAATTCAGTTTAAGCTTGCGGATATGGCTTTAAAAGTTGACGCGGCAAAATTATTAACTTTAAAAGCTGCTGCTTTGAAAGATGTTCACAAAAAATATTTTGCAGAAGCTGCGATGGCAAAACTTTATGCTTCAAAAGTTGCAGTAGAATGTGCACTTGAAGCTATTCAGGTTCACGGCGGATATGGTTATGTCAGAGAATATTTAGTTGAAAGATATCTGCGTGATGCCAAGATCACAGAAATTTATGAA